Proteins from a genomic interval of Psychrobacter urativorans:
- a CDS encoding methylenetetrahydrofolate reductase, which translates to MTVSKPAFSFEFFPANTDKGHEKLLSIYDELNKLSPAYFSVTYGAGGSTRSRTLDIVQALCARGGTAIAPHMSCIGDDKSEITGLLDHYKSLGIKRLVALRGDLPSGQVGMGELPFAVDLVKFIREYAGDHFHIEVAAYPEMHPQARSFVSDIDNLVNKFNAGANAAITQFFYNADSYLYLRDALESRGIDTTKQKLIAGIMPITNSSNLMRFADSCGADIPRYVRKQLADFGDDGKAIREFGFDVVYRLGERLIAEGVPAMHFYSMNKVEPNKRLVEALGLTS; encoded by the coding sequence ATGACTGTGAGTAAGCCGGCTTTTTCTTTTGAGTTTTTCCCTGCCAATACTGATAAAGGGCATGAAAAACTGCTCAGTATTTATGATGAGCTTAATAAGCTGTCACCTGCCTATTTTTCGGTGACCTATGGCGCTGGTGGTTCGACCCGTAGCCGAACTTTAGATATCGTGCAAGCATTGTGCGCACGTGGTGGAACTGCCATTGCACCGCACATGTCTTGTATTGGTGATGACAAATCTGAAATTACAGGGTTGCTCGACCATTATAAAAGCTTAGGTATCAAACGCCTTGTCGCGCTGCGTGGTGACTTACCATCAGGACAAGTCGGCATGGGTGAGCTGCCATTTGCGGTCGATTTAGTCAAATTTATCCGTGAGTATGCAGGTGATCATTTTCATATCGAGGTTGCCGCTTACCCTGAGATGCATCCGCAAGCACGCAGCTTTGTGTCTGATATTGACAACTTAGTCAATAAGTTCAACGCAGGTGCTAATGCAGCCATTACGCAGTTTTTCTATAATGCAGACAGCTATCTATACTTGCGTGATGCTTTAGAAAGTCGCGGTATCGACACTACAAAACAGAAGCTAATTGCAGGCATTATGCCCATTACTAACTCCAGTAATTTAATGCGTTTTGCGGATAGCTGTGGCGCTGATATTCCTCGTTATGTGCGTAAGCAGCTTGCTGACTTTGGTGATGATGGTAAAGCGATTCGTGAGTTTGGCTTTGATGTCGTCTACCGCTTAGGCGAGCGTTTGATTGCTGAAGGTGTACCAGCCATGCATTTTTATAGCATGAATAAGGTTGAGCCAAATAAGCGCTTAGTAGAAGCTCTAGGACTGACTTCTTAA
- a CDS encoding acyl-CoA dehydrogenase C-terminal domain-containing protein yields MQYKAPLRDIKFVMHELLDSESHYKTIPEFEDTDRELMDSLFEMAASFAENELSPLNQSGDAEGCHFNNGEVTTPKGFKEAYKAFCELGFPALSAEEAFGGQNMPFSLSTVINEMVGTANWSFSMYPGLSHGAIQTIEHHGTDAQKNTYLEKMVTGEWSGTMCLTEAHAGSDLGIIRTKAEPNDDGSYNITGQKIFISAGEHDLTDNIIHIVLARLPGAPAGTKGISLFIVPKVMVNEDGSLGDRNKVVCGSIEHKMGIKASSTCVMNFDGAVGYLIGPENRGLQCMFTFMNVARIGTAVQGVTAAEYAFQGSLAYAKDRLAMRALSGVKAPDKVADPIIVHPAVRNMLLTQKAFAEGGRALMYYLSHFVDTVAKGNGAEQEFADQMLSLLTPIAKAFLTETGLEAANHGVQVYGGHGFISEWGMEQNVRDTRIACLYEGTTEIQALDLLGRKVLGSQGKLLANFVQVIEQFCEEHKDNDEMGQFIRPLIKHLKEWGDLTSRIGMQATENPEAVGGAAVDYLYFSGYVTLAYLWARMALVAQTAIAEGTTESAFYYAKIKTAQFYYAKLLPRTTTYVQRISTGVEPYMSMDVEQFAF; encoded by the coding sequence ATGCAATACAAAGCACCCCTACGCGATATCAAATTTGTCATGCATGAACTGCTTGATAGCGAAAGCCATTATAAAACCATCCCCGAATTTGAAGACACTGACCGTGAATTGATGGACAGTTTGTTTGAGATGGCGGCAAGCTTTGCGGAAAATGAGCTGTCACCGCTTAATCAAAGTGGCGATGCTGAAGGCTGTCATTTTAATAATGGTGAAGTCACCACCCCAAAAGGTTTTAAAGAAGCCTATAAGGCGTTTTGTGAGCTTGGCTTTCCGGCATTGTCAGCGGAAGAAGCCTTTGGTGGGCAAAATATGCCGTTCTCATTATCCACGGTGATTAATGAGATGGTTGGCACAGCGAACTGGTCGTTTTCTATGTATCCCGGTCTGTCGCACGGCGCGATTCAAACCATCGAACATCATGGAACAGACGCCCAAAAAAACACTTATTTAGAAAAAATGGTCACGGGCGAATGGTCAGGTACGATGTGTCTGACTGAAGCGCATGCGGGTTCTGACTTAGGTATTATCCGTACTAAAGCGGAGCCAAATGATGATGGCAGCTACAATATTACAGGACAAAAGATTTTCATCTCAGCGGGCGAGCACGACTTAACCGACAATATTATTCATATTGTATTAGCACGTCTGCCGGGTGCACCAGCTGGCACCAAAGGTATCTCATTATTTATCGTGCCTAAAGTGATGGTCAATGAAGATGGTAGCTTGGGTGACAGAAATAAAGTCGTCTGCGGCTCTATCGAGCATAAAATGGGTATCAAAGCTTCCTCTACTTGTGTGATGAACTTTGATGGCGCAGTCGGTTACTTGATTGGTCCTGAAAATCGCGGGCTGCAATGTATGTTTACCTTTATGAATGTGGCACGTATCGGCACCGCAGTGCAAGGGGTTACGGCTGCTGAATATGCGTTCCAAGGGTCACTTGCCTATGCTAAAGACCGTCTTGCCATGCGCGCACTATCGGGTGTTAAAGCCCCTGATAAAGTTGCCGACCCAATCATCGTGCATCCAGCCGTACGCAATATGTTATTGACTCAAAAAGCATTTGCTGAAGGCGGTCGTGCCTTGATGTATTATTTATCGCATTTCGTTGATACCGTAGCCAAAGGCAATGGCGCTGAGCAAGAATTTGCCGACCAAATGCTGTCGTTATTGACCCCTATTGCCAAAGCATTCTTAACTGAAACTGGATTAGAAGCTGCCAATCATGGCGTACAAGTTTATGGTGGTCATGGATTTATCAGCGAATGGGGCATGGAACAAAATGTCCGTGATACGCGTATTGCTTGTCTGTATGAAGGCACCACTGAAATTCAAGCTTTAGATTTGTTGGGTCGTAAAGTGCTAGGTTCACAAGGCAAATTACTTGCCAACTTTGTACAAGTGATTGAACAGTTCTGTGAAGAACATAAAGACAATGATGAGATGGGACAATTTATCCGCCCACTTATCAAGCATCTCAAAGAATGGGGCGACCTGACCTCGCGTATCGGTATGCAAGCGACCGAAAATCCGGAAGCAGTTGGCGGTGCAGCGGTTGATTATCTCTATTTTAGTGGCTACGTCACTCTCGCCTATTTATGGGCGCGTATGGCACTGGTTGCGCAAACAGCGATTGCTGAGGGCACAACTGAATCCGCTTTTTATTATGCCAAAATCAAAACCGCGCAGTTTTATTATGCCAAATTGCTACCGCGTACCACGACTTATGTCCAACGTATCAGCACCGGTGTTGAACCATATATGAGCATGGATGTTGAGCAATTTGCTTTTTAA
- a CDS encoding 16S rRNA (uracil(1498)-N(3))-methyltransferase — protein MRRFFYALDNEPENNTNDSEPQRSKLSTFSIGDSIILTDSISHHWCRVLRANIGDQGILFDGFGGEYQVQLHTISKKQATVVLLASTGDDRDAPIISKVGLVMSRGERMDYAIQKATELGVTAIQLLSSQHGEVNLKPAQVEKKLHHWQQVAIAACEQCGLNRPPLILAPKPIAEWLQHLASDSIDTDMSVSPIIATLSTDTYYQILNSQSDLRLMLSVPAADQPLMPAALLPVLAQDKPYIELLIGSEGGLSNEECAQAERTGFSPWQIGARVLRTETAPVVALATLHALINIS, from the coding sequence GTGAGACGTTTTTTTTATGCACTTGATAATGAGCCAGAGAATAATACTAATGATAGCGAACCCCAGCGCTCTAAACTGAGCACCTTTTCTATTGGTGACAGCATTATTTTAACCGATAGTATTAGCCACCACTGGTGCCGTGTATTGCGTGCCAATATCGGTGATCAAGGGATTTTATTCGATGGTTTTGGTGGAGAGTATCAAGTACAGCTACACACTATCAGTAAAAAACAAGCAACCGTCGTTTTATTAGCATCAACGGGCGATGATCGAGACGCACCTATTATCAGTAAAGTTGGCTTAGTCATGAGCCGTGGCGAACGTATGGATTACGCCATTCAAAAAGCCACTGAACTGGGCGTCACCGCCATTCAGCTGCTCAGTAGCCAACATGGTGAGGTCAATTTAAAACCAGCACAAGTTGAGAAAAAATTACATCATTGGCAACAAGTCGCTATCGCTGCTTGTGAGCAATGTGGACTAAATCGTCCGCCACTTATCTTAGCACCAAAGCCTATTGCTGAATGGCTACAGCATTTAGCGTCTGATAGCATCGATACAGATATGTCCGTCAGTCCAATAATAGCAACGCTCAGTACCGACACTTATTATCAAATACTCAATAGCCAGTCTGATTTACGCTTGATGTTGAGTGTGCCAGCAGCCGATCAGCCCTTGATGCCAGCAGCATTATTACCGGTGTTGGCACAAGATAAGCCTTATATTGAGCTATTAATTGGTTCTGAGGGCGGACTGAGTAACGAGGAATGTGCGCAAGCTGAGCGTACTGGATTTTCGCCATGGCAAATCGGTGCAAGGGTGCTGCGTACTGAAACGGCGCCCGTAGTAGCACTTGCTACTTTACATGCACTCATCAATATAAGTTAA
- a CDS encoding putative bifunctional diguanylate cyclase/phosphodiesterase has translation MSIFTPITELIKQQLLTQLCENLEDAIFILDANLRYMSVNATYEIMIGYHEAFLVGRPLGIYAAEFLAEKERIILNNIASNLENGGFYENNFAMATRYGQTLNCHMTFRNIFIEGTLYHIGMVRDISAVIKDKEKVDHLLNYDQITGLPNRKVFLSQTSELLLESYQEVVLVRFNIDRYRTLVSTLGTNNVNTLIEHFVARVRQLDMDNLHCFSHFGGDDFALLFEFSDAHMVRHQLDILMQMCERPFLLKDNIIYLHISVGVSYFPEHGNQLAGLLTKAEKALDHIKQHGGDDVCWYHEGINAATSNSLQLEAELRIAIDECQFIPHYQPKIALATGAITGFEALVRWQHPTRGLLNPIEFIDGIIKNKLSFELFCQMALQTAKQLAIWEAMGLTQHICINADAAEFSHPEFFNFISSLFTKHYIHPHQLHIEVTESSLMLRHASVKKQLAVLKDLGIYLALDDFGTGYASLSYLQEYPFDFIKIDKSFISKIVDDHTQHAIVKAILDLATALDMKVIAEGIETEAQRDLLLKIGCTYGQGYWFSRPVTAEAATAMLTQEQKKIHLNT, from the coding sequence ATGTCTATTTTTACCCCGATTACTGAACTCATTAAGCAGCAATTACTCACCCAATTGTGCGAAAATCTCGAAGATGCCATATTCATATTAGATGCTAATCTACGCTATATGTCAGTCAACGCGACCTATGAGATTATGATTGGTTACCATGAAGCTTTCTTAGTTGGACGTCCACTGGGTATTTACGCAGCAGAATTTTTAGCTGAAAAAGAACGGATTATTTTAAATAATATTGCCAGTAATTTAGAAAATGGTGGGTTTTATGAAAATAACTTTGCTATGGCAACCCGTTACGGACAAACGTTAAATTGTCATATGACTTTTCGGAATATTTTTATTGAAGGAACGCTATATCATATCGGTATGGTGCGTGATATCTCCGCTGTGATTAAAGATAAAGAAAAAGTAGACCATTTATTAAATTATGACCAAATAACGGGACTGCCCAATCGCAAAGTATTTTTAAGCCAGACCAGTGAATTACTGTTAGAAAGCTATCAGGAAGTCGTGTTGGTGCGTTTCAATATCGATCGCTATCGTACTCTTGTGAGTACTTTGGGAACCAATAATGTTAATACTTTAATCGAACACTTTGTTGCTCGGGTTCGTCAACTCGATATGGATAACTTACACTGCTTTTCCCATTTTGGCGGTGATGATTTTGCCCTACTTTTTGAATTCAGCGATGCGCATATGGTGCGCCACCAGCTGGACATTCTGATGCAGATGTGTGAACGTCCCTTTTTACTCAAAGACAATATCATTTATTTGCATATTTCTGTCGGTGTCAGTTATTTCCCGGAACACGGCAATCAGTTGGCGGGCTTGCTGACAAAAGCAGAAAAGGCACTAGACCATATTAAGCAGCACGGTGGCGATGATGTCTGTTGGTATCATGAAGGCATCAATGCTGCTACCAGCAATAGCTTGCAGTTAGAGGCGGAATTGCGCATCGCTATTGATGAGTGTCAATTTATACCGCATTATCAACCCAAAATTGCGCTGGCAACTGGTGCCATTACTGGTTTTGAAGCCCTAGTCCGCTGGCAGCATCCCACACGCGGTTTGTTAAACCCTATCGAATTTATTGATGGTATTATTAAAAACAAACTGTCTTTCGAGCTATTTTGTCAAATGGCGCTGCAAACTGCTAAACAGTTAGCCATTTGGGAGGCAATGGGGCTTACCCAGCATATCTGTATTAATGCTGACGCCGCTGAGTTTAGCCACCCTGAATTCTTCAATTTTATCAGTAGTTTATTTACCAAACACTATATCCATCCTCATCAATTACATATTGAAGTGACTGAATCCTCATTAATGTTACGTCACGCCAGCGTCAAAAAACAACTCGCAGTACTCAAAGATTTGGGGATTTATTTAGCATTAGACGATTTTGGTACGGGCTATGCATCACTCAGTTATTTGCAAGAATACCCTTTTGATTTTATCAAAATTGACAAGAGCTTTATCTCAAAAATTGTGGATGATCATACGCAACATGCTATTGTCAAAGCTATTTTAGATTTAGCGACCGCTTTAGATATGAAAGTGATTGCTGAGGGTATCGAAACTGAAGCACAACGCGATTTATTACTAAAAATTGGCTGTACTTATGGGCAAGGTTATTGGTTCAGTCGCCCCGTTACGGCTGAGGCAGCCACAGCAATGTTGACTCAAGAGCAAAAAAAAATCCACCTCAACACTTAA
- a CDS encoding TonB-dependent receptor domain-containing protein, with protein sequence MVLSRSSSTTYLRLCILSAFGAFAVSATAATNELNVVSDNELPQVELDKIVVTATRTPTKTSNVIAQTRVVDKEDLKRFQGQTVMEVLRRQPGFSVKQDGGMGTNSNFYLRGYDSKRVLVLIDGIRYGSMSTGQPTLGLLPADQIDRIEILYGASGSSIYGSDAMGGVIQIFTKGHDIDQSNVSVTAGVGSHDHYVYGAGAQFANAQGVKLSLSASRNQTKGISAIENQIGNNSDDDGFRSNNFSLNASMPITQDISVGATGIFAKSISEFDDYSNVSNAETDQKNGVVSAFSQYEKDNLTVRLSGGQSLDKLNNRIGDAFETKQKQVNLLTIYKLSMGQLQAGAEWLKQDVNVTDNTPATGRDSYKINDRTIKSGFAGYQINEDAYDFQANVRVDDNSQFGDETTFGLGYALKLAPSLRIGTSFATGYRAPTLNDLYIESVYYVPNENLKVEKSKNIEVFIESNTAAQITRLTGFSSDVDNLIDNAYDDSTKKYKAVNINKARLTGYSFTSDWQLSNILFGGQYTRTNAEERTGANKGKQLAYRPKNTGLAYIGYQAGNFDIRTEAEYVGKTYNSANETTFIDDYTLFNISGNYYINPNLSLNSRINNLTNKDYTTNEGFGTRYGQDGTNFFTSLTYNWF encoded by the coding sequence ATGGTTTTATCACGCTCATCTTCGACCACTTATCTTCGGTTGTGTATTTTAAGTGCCTTTGGTGCATTTGCCGTTAGCGCTACCGCAGCCACTAATGAATTAAATGTCGTCAGCGATAATGAACTACCACAAGTTGAGCTTGATAAAATTGTTGTAACTGCCACGCGTACGCCGACTAAAACCAGTAATGTCATTGCACAAACTCGTGTTGTAGATAAAGAAGACTTAAAGCGCTTTCAAGGTCAGACAGTGATGGAAGTCTTAAGACGCCAGCCAGGCTTTAGCGTTAAACAAGATGGCGGAATGGGTACAAATAGTAATTTTTATCTGCGGGGATATGATAGTAAACGCGTATTAGTACTCATAGATGGTATTCGTTATGGCTCAATGTCAACTGGACAACCTACACTGGGGTTATTACCTGCCGACCAAATTGACCGTATCGAAATTTTATATGGCGCATCTGGGTCTAGTATTTATGGTTCTGATGCAATGGGTGGCGTGATTCAAATCTTTACTAAAGGTCATGACATTGACCAAAGCAATGTTTCTGTTACCGCAGGTGTCGGCTCACACGATCATTATGTTTACGGTGCAGGAGCTCAGTTTGCAAACGCTCAAGGTGTAAAACTTAGCCTTTCTGCCAGTCGCAATCAAACTAAGGGCATCAGCGCTATTGAGAACCAAATAGGCAATAATAGCGACGACGATGGCTTTAGAAGCAATAACTTTTCTCTAAATGCTAGCATGCCTATTACTCAAGATATTAGTGTTGGGGCAACTGGGATCTTTGCCAAATCGATTTCTGAATTTGACGACTACAGTAATGTTTCTAACGCAGAAACCGATCAAAAAAATGGTGTAGTATCAGCTTTTTCACAATATGAAAAAGATAATCTCACAGTACGTCTGTCCGGCGGTCAGAGTTTAGATAAACTCAATAATAGAATTGGTGATGCCTTTGAAACCAAGCAAAAACAAGTAAATCTATTGACTATCTATAAGCTATCTATGGGGCAACTACAGGCAGGTGCTGAATGGCTCAAACAAGACGTTAATGTTACAGATAATACACCTGCAACTGGTCGAGATAGTTATAAAATAAATGACCGTACTATAAAAAGTGGATTTGCTGGTTATCAGATTAACGAAGATGCCTACGATTTTCAAGCCAATGTTCGCGTTGATGATAATTCACAGTTTGGTGATGAAACTACATTTGGTCTTGGTTATGCTTTAAAGTTAGCGCCGAGTCTACGTATTGGTACTAGCTTTGCTACCGGTTATAGAGCGCCTACTCTAAACGACCTGTATATCGAAAGCGTTTACTACGTTCCAAATGAAAATCTAAAAGTTGAAAAAAGTAAAAATATAGAAGTATTTATTGAATCTAATACTGCAGCGCAAATCACTCGCTTAACAGGGTTTAGTAGTGACGTCGATAATCTTATTGATAATGCTTATGACGATTCCACTAAAAAATATAAAGCCGTTAATATTAATAAAGCTCGCTTAACAGGTTACAGCTTTACTTCAGATTGGCAGCTAAGCAACATCCTGTTTGGTGGTCAATATACTCGTACCAATGCAGAGGAACGTACAGGAGCTAATAAAGGTAAACAATTAGCATATCGTCCTAAAAATACTGGATTGGCTTATATAGGCTACCAAGCTGGCAACTTTGATATACGTACTGAAGCAGAATATGTCGGTAAGACTTATAACTCTGCAAACGAAACCACTTTTATTGATGACTATACGCTATTCAACATTAGTGGTAATTATTATATTAATCCAAATCTATCGTTAAATAGTCGTATCAATAACTTAACCAACAAAGACTATACAACTAACGAAGGTTTTGGTACTCGCTATGGTCAAGACGGCACCAACTTCTTTACCTCACTTACCTATAACTGGTTCTAA
- a CDS encoding mechanosensitive ion channel family protein, with amino-acid sequence MSIERHPSLPSSLLTFIALLFVLLLSLMLPKPALAVEGSVLGIGGNKEESVSEPLPDSFGRDSPRHTVQGFISALGENDFLLASNYLNLSKSDNPTTIVRQFKQALDAGGRFQPDLQINNTPEGNLTDQLPPSQEKVGSINIGEKSVPLLLERVVSKNGEQYWQFSSDTLSSIPEVIENTQPTLISRYTFDGLEGKKLFSYQVTDLTAAVAITIGSFILTYMLVWLLYHLLNIIYPRVRGVPLGLPNKVILPLAVVIMALILSEIMVYFGVSVTLREPVNRFTDIASWLATTWLLLRVIDSIFTRAVNLSYKKNYIERVSILGLMRKIVKALLLIFAVIVIFGNLGFDLTTGIAALGVGGLALALGAQKTIENLVGSVVVVADSPVRIGDYCKFGTYEGTVVDIGIRSSRVRTLNRTIVTVPNGDFSSMQIENFTSRDMFHFLHHLYIKRNADIDVVFKMVEALSQFLDTHKLTNQEWNQANISELRQDCYVIQLRAYVNAVSATEFYGKQDILLVDVLSLVKKYNVEQALPTQQLLVNPDELKHQLEKATEDKVEKVELTNTNVTHDDNKPVNLSKETEATGFEVDNEVKNNEEDKPIVKRQFRHLKKGFRFPKVKKHEPR; translated from the coding sequence TTGTCTATTGAGCGTCATCCAAGTTTACCTAGTTCGCTGTTAACATTTATAGCGCTGCTATTCGTATTGCTATTGAGTCTGATGTTGCCGAAGCCTGCCTTAGCGGTTGAAGGTAGCGTACTGGGTATTGGCGGTAATAAAGAGGAAAGTGTCAGCGAGCCATTGCCCGATTCTTTTGGGCGTGATTCGCCGCGTCATACGGTGCAGGGATTTATCAGTGCACTTGGTGAAAACGATTTTTTATTGGCAAGCAATTATCTAAATTTATCCAAATCTGATAATCCAACCACTATTGTACGTCAGTTTAAACAAGCACTGGATGCAGGCGGACGTTTTCAGCCTGATTTACAGATTAATAATACACCAGAGGGCAATTTAACCGATCAGCTGCCACCTAGCCAAGAGAAAGTCGGTAGCATTAATATTGGTGAAAAAAGTGTGCCGTTGTTATTAGAGCGGGTAGTGTCGAAAAACGGGGAGCAGTATTGGCAGTTTTCTAGTGACACGCTCAGCTCTATTCCAGAAGTTATAGAAAATACGCAGCCGACCCTTATATCGCGCTACACCTTTGATGGGCTTGAAGGTAAAAAGCTGTTTAGTTATCAAGTAACGGATTTAACTGCTGCAGTTGCCATCACTATTGGCAGTTTTATACTAACTTATATGCTGGTTTGGCTATTGTATCATTTGTTAAATATTATCTATCCACGTGTACGCGGTGTGCCATTGGGCTTACCAAATAAAGTGATATTACCGCTTGCTGTGGTTATTATGGCATTGATATTATCCGAAATTATGGTCTATTTTGGCGTGTCTGTGACGCTGCGTGAACCTGTAAATCGCTTTACCGATATTGCTTCTTGGCTTGCAACAACATGGTTATTGCTACGAGTTATCGATTCAATATTTACCCGTGCTGTAAATCTAAGCTATAAAAAGAACTATATCGAGCGCGTTTCCATCTTGGGGTTGATGCGTAAAATCGTCAAAGCCTTGCTATTGATATTTGCGGTTATTGTTATTTTTGGCAATTTAGGTTTTGATTTAACGACTGGTATTGCAGCATTAGGGGTTGGTGGTTTAGCGTTAGCATTGGGTGCGCAAAAGACCATCGAGAATTTGGTCGGCAGTGTGGTCGTGGTCGCTGATTCGCCTGTACGTATCGGAGATTATTGTAAATTTGGCACATACGAAGGCACGGTAGTAGATATTGGTATTCGTTCGTCGCGTGTGCGTACGCTTAACCGTACGATAGTAACCGTGCCAAATGGTGACTTTTCATCTATGCAAATTGAAAACTTTACTTCACGCGATATGTTCCACTTTTTGCATCATTTGTATATCAAGCGCAATGCTGATATCGACGTGGTGTTTAAAATGGTCGAAGCGTTAAGTCAGTTTTTAGACACCCATAAATTGACCAATCAAGAATGGAATCAGGCGAACATTTCAGAGCTGCGTCAAGATTGTTACGTCATACAATTGCGTGCTTATGTGAATGCGGTTAGTGCAACCGAGTTTTATGGGAAACAAGATATTTTGTTGGTTGATGTGTTATCGCTAGTAAAAAAATATAACGTTGAACAAGCCTTGCCGACTCAGCAGCTTTTGGTCAATCCAGATGAACTGAAGCATCAGTTAGAAAAGGCGACTGAAGATAAAGTAGAGAAGGTCGAACTGACGAATACTAATGTCACTCACGATGATAATAAGCCTGTCAACTTAAGCAAGGAAACTGAAGCGACTGGCTTTGAAGTTGATAATGAGGTAAAGAACAATGAAGAGGATAAACCAATCGTTAAACGCCAGTTTAGGCATTTAAAAAAAGGCTTTAGATTTCCTAAAGTAAAAAAACATGAGCCTCGTTAA
- the ahcY gene encoding adenosylhomocysteinase: protein MDAVSKAPSAHTINPAFTDYKVADISLADYGRREITLAEAEMPALMGLRRRYEAAQPLKGAKIVGCIHMTIQTAVLIETLVALGAEVRWTSCNIFSTQDHAAAAIAAAGIPVFAWKGETDAEYEWCLRQQVHVGGEESGKLWDANLILDDGGDLTSLIHNDYAELLDNMHGISEETTTGVHRLIEMLNKGTLKVPAINVNDAVTKSKNDNKYGCRHSLNDAIKRGTDMFLAGRRALVIGYGDVGKGSAQSLRQEGMIVRVSEVDPICAMQACMDGYEVLSPYINGDNTGGAEGINTRLLEDTDMIVTTTGNYHVCDKNMLAALKKGAVVCNIGHFDTEIDTQFMRDNWRWEEVKPQVHQIFRSDDVNDYLILLAEGRLVNLGNATGHPSRVMDGSFANQVLAQMYLFEEKFADLPADKRTENLYVKVLPKKLDEEVAAAMVAGFNGTLTKLTDKQAEYLGVPVEGPFKPDAYKY from the coding sequence ATGGACGCAGTGTCTAAAGCCCCCTCTGCCCATACGATCAACCCCGCTTTCACAGATTATAAAGTCGCTGACATTAGCTTAGCCGATTACGGTCGCCGTGAAATTACTCTTGCTGAAGCTGAAATGCCTGCCCTAATGGGCTTGCGTCGTCGCTATGAAGCCGCTCAGCCATTAAAAGGCGCAAAAATCGTCGGCTGTATTCATATGACGATTCAGACTGCGGTACTTATCGAGACTTTAGTCGCGCTTGGTGCGGAAGTACGTTGGACGTCATGTAACATTTTCTCAACTCAAGACCACGCTGCTGCTGCGATTGCTGCTGCCGGTATTCCTGTATTTGCTTGGAAAGGCGAAACGGACGCAGAGTACGAATGGTGCTTACGTCAACAAGTCCACGTTGGCGGCGAAGAGTCAGGCAAACTTTGGGATGCGAACTTAATCTTGGATGATGGTGGCGATTTAACGTCATTAATTCATAATGATTATGCAGAGCTTCTTGATAACATGCATGGTATCTCAGAAGAAACCACGACTGGCGTGCATCGCTTAATTGAAATGTTGAATAAAGGTACATTAAAAGTACCTGCTATCAACGTTAATGATGCGGTAACTAAGTCTAAAAACGATAATAAATATGGCTGCCGTCATAGCTTAAATGATGCGATTAAACGCGGAACGGATATGTTCCTCGCTGGTCGTCGCGCCCTTGTTATCGGTTATGGCGATGTGGGCAAAGGCTCAGCGCAAAGCTTACGTCAAGAAGGTATGATTGTACGGGTATCAGAAGTCGACCCTATCTGTGCAATGCAGGCCTGTATGGATGGTTATGAAGTATTGTCACCGTACATTAATGGCGATAACACTGGCGGCGCGGAAGGCATCAACACTCGCCTGCTAGAAGATACTGATATGATAGTCACCACTACTGGTAACTATCATGTGTGTGACAAAAACATGCTAGCCGCGCTGAAAAAAGGCGCTGTAGTGTGCAATATCGGTCACTTTGACACCGAAATTGACACCCAATTTATGCGTGATAACTGGCGCTGGGAAGAAGTGAAGCCACAAGTGCATCAAATTTTCCGCTCTGACGATGTTAATGACTATCTCATCTTGTTAGCTGAAGGTCGTTTGGTAAACTTGGGTAATGCGACTGGTCACCCATCACGTGTGATGGACGGCTCATTTGCTAACCAAGTATTGGCGCAAATGTATCTGTTTGAAGAAAAGTTCGCGGACTTGCCAGCAGATAAGCGTACCGAAAATTTATATGTTAAAGTATTGCCGAAAAAACTAGATGAAGAAGTGGCTGCGGCAATGGTTGCTGGTTTTAACGGTACATTGACCAAGCTGACAGACAAGCAAGCGGAATACTTAGGTGTGCCGGTTGAAGGACCTTTCAAGCCTGATGCTTACAAATACTAA